In a genomic window of Cytobacillus sp. FSL H8-0458:
- a CDS encoding DUF47 domain-containing protein has protein sequence MVFKKKDKFNTLLSNISMNLKDSAIYFADYKINNVSDLKTFSKTMKDYETKGDSYVHEVIKELNNAFITPIEREDILHLAMSMDDVLDGFEECADLFEMYSMTQADEFMLKFVDAIKNCAIEIEKSVELLSTKKLLQIRDHAIKIKDYESKCDGVRRQSIKHLFATEKDPIRIIQYKEIYETLEDIADSCQNVANTLETIIMKNA, from the coding sequence ATGGTTTTTAAGAAAAAGGACAAGTTTAACACGCTGTTAAGCAATATTTCCATGAATTTAAAGGATAGTGCGATTTACTTTGCAGACTATAAGATTAACAATGTCAGTGATTTAAAAACCTTTTCAAAAACAATGAAGGATTATGAAACAAAGGGTGATTCCTATGTTCATGAAGTCATCAAGGAATTAAATAACGCTTTTATTACACCGATCGAAAGAGAAGATATTCTTCACCTTGCCATGAGCATGGATGATGTTCTGGATGGATTTGAGGAATGTGCTGATTTATTTGAAATGTATTCCATGACACAGGCAGATGAATTTATGCTGAAGTTCGTGGATGCGATTAAGAACTGTGCAATTGAAATTGAAAAATCTGTTGAACTTCTTTCAACTAAGAAATTACTGCAAATAAGAGATCATGCGATCAAAATCAAAGATTACGAATCCAAGTGTGATGGAGTCCGCCGTCAGTCAATCAAGCATCTTTTTGCTACTGAAAAAGATCCTATCCGCATTATTCAGTATAAAGAAATTTATGAAACTCTGGAAGATATTGCTGACAGCTGCCAGAATGTCGCCAATACGCTTGAAACCATCATCATGAAAAATGCTTAA
- a CDS encoding inorganic phosphate transporter codes for MDAVFIITILIVIGALAFDFINGFHDTANAIATSVSTKALKPRHAIILAAVMNFVGAMTFTGVAKTITKDIVDPFTLQNGSLVILAALVAAIFWNLLTWYYGIPSSSSHAIIGSIAGAAIAAAGFSALNYQGFLKILQALIFSPLIAFAAGFIVYSIFKIVFKNNNLTKTNRNFRLFQIFTAALQSYTHGTNDAQKAMGIITMALIANNYVTSTDIPFWVQFSCALAMGLGTSIGGWKIIKTVGGKIMKIRPINGVAADLTGAMIIFGATYIHLPVSTTHVISSSILGVGSAHRLKGVKWGTAQRMLITWVITLPISATLAGIVYLILNAIF; via the coding sequence ATGGATGCAGTATTTATTATTACAATCTTAATTGTCATTGGAGCCCTTGCATTTGATTTTATCAATGGATTTCATGATACGGCAAACGCAATAGCTACCTCTGTCTCCACTAAGGCTCTTAAACCAAGGCATGCCATCATATTGGCTGCCGTCATGAACTTTGTTGGTGCCATGACATTTACTGGGGTTGCCAAAACCATAACAAAGGATATAGTGGACCCGTTCACTTTGCAGAATGGTTCTCTTGTCATTCTGGCTGCTTTAGTTGCTGCGATATTCTGGAATCTGCTGACGTGGTATTATGGCATTCCAAGCAGCTCTTCCCATGCAATCATCGGGTCGATTGCAGGTGCTGCGATTGCCGCAGCAGGATTTTCAGCTTTAAATTATCAGGGATTTTTAAAAATCCTTCAAGCACTTATCTTTTCGCCTTTAATTGCATTTGCAGCCGGTTTTATTGTTTACAGCATCTTTAAGATTGTTTTCAAAAACAACAACCTGACTAAAACAAACCGCAACTTCAGGCTGTTCCAGATTTTCACAGCAGCTCTGCAATCTTATACACATGGAACAAATGACGCACAAAAAGCTATGGGTATTATTACAATGGCACTTATAGCAAACAACTATGTCACTTCAACTGATATACCATTTTGGGTACAGTTTTCCTGTGCATTAGCAATGGGTCTCGGGACTTCCATCGGCGGCTGGAAAATCATCAAGACAGTCGGCGGAAAAATCATGAAGATCCGTCCGATTAATGGAGTGGCTGCTGACTTAACAGGTGCAATGATCATCTTCGGCGCTACATATATTCATTTGCCAGTCAGTACTACTCATGTTATCTCCTCTTCTATCCTGGGTGTAGGTTCTGCCCACAGACTTAAAGGAGTAAAATGGGGAACTGCACAGAGAATGCTTATTACATGGGTAATCACATTGCCGATATCAGCAACATTAGCGGGTATTGTTTACCTTATCCTGAATGCAATTTTTTAA